Within the Gracilinema caldarium DSM 7334 genome, the region AAAATAGGTGGTGCCATTCCAAGTTGTGTTTGGCGGATTGTAGTATAGATTAACCATAATACCACCTTTATCACCGATAAAATCGGTTCCCAGCTGAACTACATTGATGTCATAAAGCGCAGCCCGATTATTGTCAGTATTAAGCGCAAGCGAGGTAAAGGTAAACAAGTCCCAGTTTTCATATATTTTAATTTCGCTTGTTCCGTCCCAATACTGCGCAAGACCATAGCCTTCCGAGTTGTTAACATAGGCAAATTGTGGAGTGTTTCCGCTCATTGCCATGGAAGGATATACAGCGTTTTTCGCACGCGGAGCAGATGCGTTAAGCCTTAGCGGATTGTAGTCCCAGACTGATAAATATACATCATCATTGAGAGAAGTTTGCAGGAGCGGAGTAACCATGGCATTGGTGGGTAGAGTGTCGTTGTTGATGCTGTTCAAGCTTGGAATTCCGTTTGCTATTATTGTCAGGTATCCGCTTCCTCCTGTGGCAAGTGTTACTGTAAGTTCCCGGTTCGCGGTAACTATTACAGCGGTCAATCCTGTTCCCTGTTTTGTTGTGTAAGTCGCGTCATAGGCGTCAGGATCTTTGGAAATGCGGATATCACTTAAGGCTCCAGTAAGAGTAGTCGGCGCGAGATTAAAGCCCTTTACTGTGATTGTTTCATAACTTGCGGTGCCTGTTGTCTTAACCCATACCGGGTATTTACCGTCAGCGCTTCTGTTGTAGTCGCTGCCGAGCAAAGTGTTGAGGAGCGTTACTACATCGGTAATATACGGCACCACATCCACTTTCATAATGTTAAAGCCGCCGGTAAGGCTTGTTGTATCATTAGGGCTGGTCGGGGTTTGTATAGAACTATTGGGAGACCCTGCCTTTGCATCTTCAGCCCGGACCCGGATGCGCACATTGCTCCTGGCTACCCCATTTACCGTGCTACTATCCCACTCGAATTTCCAGCTTACAGTATGCCCTGACTCCAGGCTCAGACTCTGACTGGTGGCACTCCAGGTTCCCAGGGTATTTGTTCTGGCCACGAGCCCATTGTTGCTGCTACTGAATTCTGCAACCTGTTGTTCTTCAGTGCCATCAACCACACCATTTCCATTTAAATCGATCCATATATAGAGGGCAGAAATCCGCTGGTTGTCAGAGGCTTCACCACTGAACACAATGGTCCCACTTACGTCCGCATCGTTACCAAAGACTTCGTTGGTCTTGTTAAAGCCTGAGTTCTGATTATCCCAGGGGCTCTGGTCCCAGGGTTCTATATGGCCCTTCCATACAGATCGATCACTGGCATTGTAGTCCTTTACATCAGTTGCGGACAGTTGGTTCAGTCTCGCCGTTGGGGCCACCTCGTCCACGTTATCGATGGTAAGGCCCACGGTAATGGTACCACTCAGCTCATCAGTGGGGTCACCATCATCGCTGGTGGTACTATCATAGACCAGTATAGTAAATGTACGGTCATTTGAACTGCTACTATCAACAAAGCCACTTGTATCTATTGTAACCTCACTAGAAGTTAAGTTGCTGTTGTATTCAGTTACGCCATATTTTACGGAGTAGCGTATAGTTCCATTTCCGCCGGTAGAATTTATCTTAAAGTAAAGTTTATTGCCTCGAGCGGTAAAGTTCGTGGCACCATAACCATTTGAGATGGGGCTGGTCTGTTCGTTCGCATCAAGCACATCCCCGTCTCCATTCAGATCAGTACCAAGTACGATGGATGTAATAATTGGCTTATGATTGGCCACATAGGCATTGGTCGAACCGCTCACATTATTCCCCGCAAAGTCGTAGGCTACATAGTGAACTTCTACCTTGCCATCTGCTACTAAGGTTGAATTGAACTGGGCCGCCCATTGGTAAGATCCTCCGCTAATGGTAAGCCACTCTGCATAGCCGTCCTTATCACCAGCAGAACCGCTGTCGTTACCATCTTCCAGGCGGTTATCAATAACAATTCGGTAATCATCGTAAGTAGGATCATTAAGATCAAGGACTCCGCTAAAGGGAAGCGTTGCAACTCCGGTTCCTTTAAGACGAAGTACACTCGTACCCTGTTGCAGGTAGACCACTACCTGCTTAATGCCGGAGATCACGCCTGTATCCTTCACCGTACCTTGGACTTCTGCCTGGCTCCCAATGATTTCTGTGCCAGCCGTATAGGTCAGATTCGTGGGCTGAATATTATCCACATTAAAACTGAGACTCTGGATACTGTGGAAACCGCTCGTATCGATGGCATCAAAGGCTACAGCCATAATTCCAGATGAATTGGGGAAGAGCCCTGCTTCAGTTGTATTAATCGGGACTTCGATCCGGTAGGTCTGGTAGCCCGCCACATAGCCAGGTTCTCCGCTATTCACCAGTACTGCCCGGGGTCCGCCAGCAGGGGCTCCAATTAGTTCCTGACTGGAAATTCGGGGACCTTCGTGCTTAAAGATGATACTCTGCAAGCCGCTTTCGTCCCGTACATAACCAGTGATAGTAAAACTTCCACCCACGGTACTATTCGTTTCATGGGAGAGGTCAGCGTATTGCGGTACCGTCTTATCAAAGGTGATGGTCCGGATTACTTCGATTCCGGGGATTCCATCGCCAGGAGTAGTCTTATAGTCCCAGGCCCGTACCTTAAATTTGATGGTCTTCGTTGTTGCGGTGCCCGTTGGGTTGAATTCTCCATAGAGATTGATGGTCTGGTACCAGCTTGTGGTTCCATTCACCACATACCAGGCAGTAGTGGAACTATCATTTTCATCTACCGAGGGCGGGTTAAAGCCAGAGATACTGGGCCACTTATCATCCACGTCGGTAAAGTCCCCATCGTTGTTTATATCAAAGGCAATCTGAACCTTCCAGATGGACTGTCCGTCCTGGGCAATACCAAAGATCCGTTTGTAACCACCAACCGTAGCACCATCGTCGGGATCCAAAATAGTTACCTCAGGCCGGTCACGGTTGGGATCAATTTCCAGGGTATAGGAGGATACATAGGCAATATTTCCAGTCCCAGACAAACCTGCGGTATCCTCCGCCCGGATATATACTTTCATCCGCCAAATGTTAAGCCATGTTTCACCAGCATCCTGAATACCATCCCCATCAGTGTCTCCAATATCAACCGCATAGGTGGTATTGGCATAGGCATTGATGTTATTGAAGGTATAGGACCAGCTTACCGTTCCAGTAGCAGGATACCAGGGGCTACCCTCATAGTTCGTTTCGTTTACAGTCTTACCAATTCCTATTTTAATATTCCGAACTTGAGTCGTAGCATCTTCCGCACTTCCCCGGATGGTTACCTTACCGTAGACACTGCTTAATTCCACAGGATCGATGATGGACACCACAGGTCCCGTAGTATCTACCACAACAGTTCGGCTCACCAGTGTTGTCCGACCCGCCGCGTCGGTAATACGGGCATATATAGTTCGTGTCCCGTCTGGTATAGTAGTGAAGGTATAAGACCAGGTACCACTGATACTGCCTGAACCATTCGACATGGTAGCAAGGACAGTACCACTGGTAAAGTCGGTAGAATCGATTTTAAGTTCTACCTTTGATACACCATTTTCATCTCCGTAGGTTCCTGTGAACACGAGTTCACTGGCCTTAAGTTTGCTGTTTGCATCAGGGGCAGTGAAGGTGCCATCAGGGGCTTCCCGGTCAACCTTAAAGGTAGCGGCAGAACTCAATCCCGTAATAGCGGGACTTGAGGTATCGGTAACCCGGACAATGAGGGTATAGGTACCATCATTTGCTCCAAGGTCGTAGTTCCAGTTCGCCGTAGTACCCCATCCTCCTGTGGGCGCTGTAAGGCTTATCCAGCTTATACCATTATCGGTACTGACCTCGACAGATGCAATTCCATCATCATCGCTGGCAGTTCCATAGACCTTTGAATCAGAAAGGAACGTATTTTGTTGGGTAGTAAAGCTTATTTGAGGCACATCGGTACTCTGATCTATGCGGAAGGTCCGATCAACATTGGTGTTATTACCTGCCACATCGGTTACAATGAGTCTAAGGGTTATTTCATAGAGGCTGCCGCTTATAAGGGTTGCGTAGGTAGTCTCATCATAATTTCGGGTATCAAAGCTGAGGGTCCACTCGGTAGTGCCGGTAGGTGAACCAAGATTCGCAACCTCAGCACCACCCTTCACAATGGCAAGCCGAAGGGCCTGAACACCATAGTTATCGGTACTGGTCCCTGAAAGGGTGATGATGTTGTTAGTTGTGCTTCCTACTCCAGGGCTGGTAAAGCTTCCTGTAGGGGCAGTCCGGTCTACCGTATAGGCATAGCTTTCCTGCCGTTTATTGCCCGCATTATCTTCTGTCTCGAGGGTAACCTGATAGATACCGGTACCACTTGCAGTGGGGATAAGGTTGGTATTAAAGGAAGTACTTGGGGTATTGGGATTCGTAAGAGTACAGGGGGTCCAGTTTACCACCACTGTAGCACCATCTTTAACGACCTTATATCGAACCGCTGCTACCGTACCAGTTGTATCAGTAGCAGTTCCGCTTACCATGAAATCTGCGTTTCGATACCCTGTCGTTGCAGGACTAATACCACTTATGGTTGGAGCACCCGCATCCTGGGTAAAGGCAATGGTTTTGGTGTTAACCTTTCCGTTAATATCGGATATCTTAATCTGCAGGATCTTTGCACCATCAATACTGTTAGTAAAGGAAAAACTACTGAGGGTCTTACTGGTACTGGAACCAGAAAGGTTTGAAGCGGGTATCTGGGTCCAGTCAGGGGACCAGGTAGTTCCATTATCTGCACTAAGCCGATAGTAAAGTGTCTCAGAATTAAGCCCATCATCATCGGTAAGGGTACCGCTAATGGTGATGGTTTGACTTGCTACGGTAGCACCTTCAGCGGGACTACCAATGGTAAGTTCCGGTTTATCCGTGTCCTGATCTACCCTGATGGTATAGGTGGCTATACCACTGTTTCCAGCCTTATCGATGCCCCTGACCTCTACGGTTAGATCGGCTTTATCAGAGTATGCAGTTGTATCAACTGTAAACGTAAAGGTCGTGTAGGGATCGGATCCCACCGGTTGCCATGAACCACCACCAACCCGATAGAAAAGAGATCCAAGGCCATTGGTGTCGCTGGCAGATCCGGAAAAGGTCATAAGGCCATTTCCATAGACTGTCCCACTCAGATTGATGTACGGCGCAGGTTGATTAAAACTTACTACCGGTGATGTAGTATCAATGGTGATTGTTTTTGTTACCGATGAGGGCTTATTTGCTTTATCGAATACAGTGAAACGATACTCGTAAATGCCATCGGATAGTCCCGTGATATTTCGGTTATAGTTCCAATCGCCGGTTCCACTGTTGTACTCAGCAGTTCCAATATCGGTAAAGTTTATATTACCGGGCTTTTTCTCAGCCACCGTTATGTGATCCACCAGGTAATCATCACTTGCAGTCCCGGTAAAGGTTATTGCAGCATTAGCCAGGTTCCCCGAAGGGGTATTCAAAGTAATTACTGGGGTATTTTGATCAATTCCAAAGATCAATTCTGTTTGGTCAGAAATATTGCCAGCCTTATCGACAGCTTTTACAAAGAGCTTCTTTTCACCGACGCCAAGACCAGTCAGATTTATTGTATCACTCCAACTTTCCTTCCCATTGGCAGGGGTCCAGCTCCCTAGATCTGCAGGTGGTGTAAAACCTGTGACTGGTCCAATAACATAGTACACAGTACCAATACCCGCAGAGCCCACATCGCTTGCGGTACCTTTAATTTCATAGGTAGATCCGAAAAGCCATGTATTACCAGGATTCGTTATGCTTGGGGCAACGGGCTTTTGGGTATCCCTGCTTACCTTACGTACTACACTGGTGCTCCGATTGGCCACATCGGTAACTGTTATGGTGTATATAAACGACCCTTCTTCAGGTAATGTAATGTTAGCGGCAGACCAAGTTTTCGTAGTAGTACCTGAACCTAAGGTCACTGGTATATCAACTGTAGTTGTACCCCCTTCTTTTTTCTGGGTAATAGAAACCGAAGCTACTCCATTGGTATCAACGGCAGTTCCACCAAGGGAAAAACTTGAAGTACGGTATTCGGTAGTATCATCGTTAAACACAGAACCATCAATTGTAATATTTGTGATAGTAGGTACATTCTGATCTACCATTAGGGTTATACTTTTTACAGAGCTTAGGTTCCCCGCATTGTCAATCGCTTGGGCTTCAATAGTGTGAAGGCCTTCACTTAATCCACTATCATCGCCTGCACCGTCCGTATCTAAATCGAGGGTAGCAAGCCAATTGGTAGTACCTAGCACATCCTCTTGCCAGGTTCCTCCATCAACTCGATAGCGAATTTTTTGTATGCCACTACCTCCGGTACTGTCACTGCTTGTACCGGCAACTGTAACAGTTAGTCCGGCAACAAAGGAACCAGGATTAGTAATTGATACTGTTGGTGCTATAGTATCAATCCATACCGTTACAGCACTGCTCTGATTTTTTCGCCCAAACTTATCCGTGGCCCGGACCACCAGGGTCTTTTCGCCGTTATTGCTTGCGGCGGTAATTGTCTTCGTCCAGGCTTTATTCTCACCAGGATCTGCAGTTATGTTAAAGTTCTCCCAAGTGGTCCCGTTATCAAAGCTGAACTCGACCTTGCTGATACCGTTCGCATCTAGAACCGTACCCTGCACGGTGAAGTCCCCATTCCGGTAGGGGCCAACAGCATTATCGTCGGTCGCCTTCGGATTAAACACTACCGTTGGCACCGCGGTATCATAGGCAAACCATATCGGCGTCATGGATGCATTGTGTTCGCCATCAGCTGTATCCGCTACATCAATATAAAAACGGTAGGTGCCTTCAGATAGAACACTTACGTCTGGATCACTTATATCTAAAGAAAAGCTCTTAGTAAGATTAGAACCAGCGAGATCAAGGCTTATTGCTTCACCTGAATCGGTAAAGTCTCCATCCTTATTTTTATCTATATACAACGTCGCAGTATCAGGTAGCCCGTCGTCATCCGTAATGGTTCCAGAGATCTTTCCGCCCGAAACTAGAAGATTCTTAATAGTAATCGGATTAGTTGTAGTGTCTCTAATTTTATCTTCCGTTATTACAGTCGGGTCCACCGACGTAAAGGTTACCACCGGCTTATCCGTACTCTGGTCTACCACAAACTGCTGGGCTGCGGCATGTCCTTCGTTCCCCGCCTTATCCTTCGCCACTACCCACAGGTAGTAGGTTGTACCATCGGTCAAGGTCGTAGTGTCGATACTCTGCCCGGCAAGCACCTGCACAATGGCTCCACCTACCGTCGCATCATAGGCCGGCGCATTGCTGCCATTGGTACTGATGAAATATTTCACGCCCTCAACACCATAGAGGTCCCCGGCTATGGCATTAAAGGTAACAGTTTTATTCACCTTGTTTGCTGTAGCATATTTATTAAAACTAGTAATTTCCACATTGGGCGGGGTGGTGTCATAATATACAGAACGGAGTAACGTTGCCGTTTTCCCGCCTACTGTTGTAAGTACTGCCTGGTATTTATACAATCCCTCCGTTGCTACCCCATAAGGTAAAGATCCACTTTTTTTATTAGTAAAGTTTGAAGCAGGAAGACCAGCAGTAATCGTTTCATTCGGGGTTGATGGGAACAGCTCACTTCCCTTTGCCTGATAAATTTCTATTTTTGCAATCTGTGTTGAGTGACTGCCATCAAAACTCATGGTAAAAGGAGCATTCCTAAACATGTTATTTGCATCAATGCTGGTTTCTTCGAAATAAGGAGCTTCAGCATCGATCATAAGTTCGAAGAAATTGGTATGGCCTGTAGTATTCTGATCTGTTTTTGCATACATCTTTAACTTATATTTTGCTGGTGGCAAATCTGAACCTGCGTTATCGACGAGTGCAAAAGAAAAGTTTACCGAATTGCCAATAGAAAGCAAGGTAACATGGGCATCATTTCCTAAAAGGGTACTGATGAGATGTTCATTATAGTCATAAATTTCTATCTTTATTGAATCTGCATCATATTTATCGATAGCGCCGGTGTCTGCAGGAGGCGTAACAATACCGCTCACCTTGGATTTTGGAGGTAGCAGATTTTTTTCCGCATCTTTTAAAACATCAATATTAGTGAACTGAAAATCAATCTGTGGTTCAGCTTCATAGATAAAGCTTCCAAAATTGGGGACGGAGGATAATCGTTTTTTAGATAAAGTTGCTGCAGTTATACCCGATGTTGCACCTTTAATCCCAAGCTGATCAATTTTACCAATCTCATCCATGGCGGGGAAATAGGCATTGGGGTTTACATCATTTTTTGATTCCAATATATCAACACGGTGATAGTAATAGGTATTACTATTGCCTGCGGCATCAGTAACAGCAACATTATAATAATAGGTTTCGTTGTCTTGGAGACCAGCTATTTTATCTTTCAGTTCAAACCGAGTAGTCCAGGTATTGGTCCCATCTGCAGTTACTGGTCCAGCAAGGATAGAACCATCTGCTTTTAACAATGATACTTTTACGTCTTTCACAGTGGTAGCATCATACACTTCACCTTTAACATCAATTGCATCGGTGTATTGGGATCCAGTTTTGCTCAAGGGGCTTGTAACTAATACGGTGGGAGGAATCGTATCGATTATTACTGAAGTAAACGTATTCTGGGTTTTACCTTTTCCATCAGAAACGGTTACATCAATAGTATATTGTCCATCATTGAGTGCATCTGAGGGGTCCGATGCTTTTTTTGTCGTAAAGGTGCTACTCCAATTGCCATTTGTATTCGGTGTAACCGTTGTAGTTTTAACTACGTTTCCTGAGGTATCTTTTACACGGATGGTAAGGCTTGTAATACCATTATCATCGCTTGCTGTACCGGATACGGAAAAGGATTCTCCATTAACATAGCTATTCGGTGTAGGTGCTATAATTTTAGCTAAGGGCGGTTCCAAGTCTACCTTAGCGCCAAGCCCTGCAGTAAAAAGATCACAGCTGGCAATAAAGAGTGCCAACATGGCCAGCGAAGTGAAAGAAAGAACTTTACGTACATGCATATAATCTCCCAATAAAGACACCTACTAATACATAGCAATATTCGTGCCAATAATAAAAAACAAGAATCATGCTAAAGTAATGTTATTTATTATATCGGAAGATTTTACAAAAATGTAAAAATTAACAAGTTTAGAGAATTTTATGAATATTCGACAATATTGGCGAAATTTAACCAACAGGGCGAAATGCTAACCTTAGTCCTTATGGACGTTTTTCGTCTCTGTTAGAAAGATTGGTTTTCGTAAATACAAATCGCGTCGAAAGTGCATCCAGAGCATCCCGAAAGGCTTTTTCTGCACTGGCAACCTGCCAGGTAGAATACAGAACATCTGCATAACCATTCAGCATATCAATTCTAGACTTTTGTCCAAAATGAGCAAGGGTCTCTATTTGTTTATATACTATTTTTGCTGATTCATACGCTGTTATCGTTTTCTTCCAACTGTCTAAAAGTCGATTGAGTTCTCGTACCTTTTGTTCATATTCCTGTAAAACTGTCTGACTAGTAAGCTGAACTTTTTTTTCCTTAATCGCAGCTAAATTTGTTGCAATCCGAGCTTCTTCCCAATAAAGCAAATCCATCGGTACTTTTAGCGAAGCCGAAGCTGACCAGCTCTTAGCAGTTGGTGATAGGGTACCTTTTAAGGTAATATCAGGTTTTGGTTGAGCAGTCCGTGCATCAATCTGACTCGATTCAGCATCCAAAGTGGCTGTTACATAGGTATCGTTTATTGAAAGATAGGTCGACCTATCCATAATGTCATGTAAAAGGAATTCGGATATTTCTGGTTCAGAATTACTAAGTTGTTCTAAATCAGGAATTTCCGATTCATCAATACCTAAATATTGGGCTATGGATTGATGAACGGTTTGATACTTTGCAACCGCTGTTTCATATTCTAACCGAGCTTGGGTCATGGTAACTAGAGAATCGAGCAATTCTGCCTGAGAAGCATCCCCCTGAGTAGAAAGAACCTGGGTTTGCTCATATTCGGCTGTAGCGGCTTGTAATTCCGCTTCTCTATAGGCTGCTTCCTTTTTACTCACTAACAAAGACCGTAGGAGAGCTCGGAAGTCTAATACCGCTGTTCGGAGGGTACTCCTATAGGTCTGAAGGCTCGAGCGATAGTCTATGGTTGCCTTCGAATTTGATTGGGCTAAGGGAGTAATTGTAGCGGAAAGATTCGATGTAAGGTTTCCCTCATCGGTAAAGGTACTTGTTGCGCCTAAAGCAAACCAGTACGTCAAAGGAACTACAAGATTTCCTCCAAAGGTCGTTCCTTCAGTTGTACTCGTTTCGGTAGTAGTACTAAAAGCATCAGAAATAGTTGTCGTTAATTCTAATGAACTGGAACGCCACGCTGGCTCTGCCTTAAGCTGAGCCGCTTTATTTTGTATAGTTAATTCAGCTTTGGCAACATCAAGATTTTGTGCAACAGCCCGTGATACAAGATCGTCCAATGTATCAAAGGCAAAAAGTTCTGGAATTTGAAGTAAAAAGAAACTAAGCAAAAGGACAATACCCAGCTGTATGTTTATCTTCATAACCTATTCCTTTAAGCCATCGACAATTGATGCAGAAGCGGACTTCATTGCCGGAAGGAAGGAGAACAATCCCGAAAGCAATACCGCAATCACCGGAGCCAAGAGACTTCGCGGCTCAAAGAGCGATGCGGTCAAATCGGTACCATTCATCTGAAGTGCTTCAAGAAAAGGATGTAAGTAATTCTTACTAAAACCTTGTATTACAAGGGACAGACCAAAACCAATGATACCCCCCAAAACAGTGAGTTTAAGGCTATTTATTATAAGTTCCAGGGTAACCTTGAAAATGGTATTTCCCAACGCTCGCTTTATAGCCATTTCCCGTCGTCGTTCTGCAGCTTCAGCCATCATGCTTGAAACAACACCAAAGGCTGCGACAATTAAAATGGCAAGACCAAAGAGTTCTGTAATAAGGGACAATCCCTGAAGGGAAGACCTAACCTGTTCCACTGACGAGGCTCCTCCCCGTTCTAGAGACCCCTCCCATACAGCGATTTTTACAGTCTCTAGTTTTTTTGTCTGACTCAGGTAACTGCGTAACCCTGCGGTAATCCCTTCCAGGGGACGGACATCTACCGTGCGCCCTACAAAGGTCCTGGCAAAGGGCATGATGGGGATATCAGCAGGGAACATGACCGTATAGGGTACAATATAATCGGGCACTCCATAGACATCTCGCTCAAAAGCGGTCACATCCCTAAAAACTCCTACAATAGTATAGGAATCATAGGAAGATTCAACCCGATTTGGGGTGCCTCCAACCTGCCGTTGCACGAAAATATTCCGGTCTCCCCGAAAGGTTTTTCCTACCGCATGCTGACTGGAACCATAAAGAAGTGTAGCAGCCCGCTCAGACAATACGGCTACCCGGGATCGATTGGTAACATCAGAGGCAGCAAAGAAACTACCCGCCGCAAACCTGAGACCCATGATATCTGCATATTGTTCATCGGAACCTAGCACAGTACCAGGACGATAGGCAACTCCGGAAACCTCTATTTGCCGCCAGGGCAATTGATTAATAATGGAAACTGCCTTAAACCCCACATTTGCATCCAAGAAAGTCTGTTTATCTTGGGGAATCAAAACAAGGGGAGTTTGCCAATCAAGGGAAGCATCGGCTTCCAGGTTAGCATTGGCTATGATAACTCTCCGTCCACTACTCTGAACTGCTACCGTAACAAGCCGGTCCAATTGGGCAGAAATAGCATAGGAAAGGGCTAACGCAGCGGTTCCTACAATAACCACTAAAACGAGAAGAAACCGACGGAACGTATGACCGGAAATTGATAAAGACATATTCATGGAATTCTTCCTTATTCCTCACGTAGTGCATCGACAATGTCTGTATTGGCAGCCGTAAAAGCCGCAGGAACAGCAAAAAGACAGGCAATGACGATTGCCATAACCGAAACCTCGAAAGAAAGATCAAATCGTTGCGGTAATACCATCCCCCGAAGCTGACTTTTTTCCAAAATACTTTGCACAATTTTGGCAATTGGAAAA harbors:
- a CDS encoding Ig-like domain-containing protein; its protein translation is MHVRKVLSFTSLAMLALFIASCDLFTAGLGAKVDLEPPLAKIIAPTPNSYVNGESFSVSGTASDDNGITSLTIRVKDTSGNVVKTTTVTPNTNGNWSSTFTTKKASDPSDALNDGQYTIDVTVSDGKGKTQNTFTSVIIDTIPPTVLVTSPLSKTGSQYTDAIDVKGEVYDATTVKDVKVSLLKADGSILAGPVTADGTNTWTTRFELKDKIAGLQDNETYYYNVAVTDAAGNSNTYYYHRVDILESKNDVNPNAYFPAMDEIGKIDQLGIKGATSGITAATLSKKRLSSVPNFGSFIYEAEPQIDFQFTNIDVLKDAEKNLLPPKSKVSGIVTPPADTGAIDKYDADSIKIEIYDYNEHLISTLLGNDAHVTLLSIGNSVNFSFALVDNAGSDLPPAKYKLKMYAKTDQNTTGHTNFFELMIDAEAPYFEETSIDANNMFRNAPFTMSFDGSHSTQIAKIEIYQAKGSELFPSTPNETITAGLPASNFTNKKSGSLPYGVATEGLYKYQAVLTTVGGKTATLLRSVYYDTTPPNVEITSFNKYATANKVNKTVTFNAIAGDLYGVEGVKYFISTNGSNAPAYDATVGGAIVQVLAGQSIDTTTLTDGTTYYLWVVAKDKAGNEGHAAAQQFVVDQSTDKPVVTFTSVDPTVITEDKIRDTTTNPITIKNLLVSGGKISGTITDDDGLPDTATLYIDKNKDGDFTDSGEAISLDLAGSNLTKSFSLDISDPDVSVLSEGTYRFYIDVADTADGEHNASMTPIWFAYDTAVPTVVFNPKATDDNAVGPYRNGDFTVQGTVLDANGISKVEFSFDNGTTWENFNITADPGENKAWTKTITAASNNGEKTLVVRATDKFGRKNQSSAVTVWIDTIAPTVSITNPGSFVAGLTVTVAGTSSDSTGGSGIQKIRYRVDGGTWQEDVLGTTNWLATLDLDTDGAGDDSGLSEGLHTIEAQAIDNAGNLSSVKSITLMVDQNVPTITNITIDGSVFNDDTTEYRTSSFSLGGTAVDTNGVASVSITQKKEGGTTTVDIPVTLGSGTTTKTWSAANITLPEEGSFIYTITVTDVANRSTSVVRKVSRDTQKPVAPSITNPGNTWLFGSTYEIKGTASDVGSAGIGTVYYVIGPVTGFTPPADLGSWTPANGKESWSDTINLTGLGVGEKKLFVKAVDKAGNISDQTELIFGIDQNTPVITLNTPSGNLANAAITFTGTASDDYLVDHITVAEKKPGNINFTDIGTAEYNSGTGDWNYNRNITGLSDGIYEYRFTVFDKANKPSSVTKTITIDTTSPVVSFNQPAPYINLSGTVYGNGLMTFSGSASDTNGLGSLFYRVGGGSWQPVGSDPYTTFTFTVDTTAYSDKADLTVEVRGIDKAGNSGIATYTIRVDQDTDKPELTIGSPAEGATVASQTITISGTLTDDDGLNSETLYYRLSADNGTTWSPDWTQIPASNLSGSSTSKTLSSFSFTNSIDGAKILQIKISDINGKVNTKTIAFTQDAGAPTISGISPATTGYRNADFMVSGTATDTTGTVAAVRYKVVKDGATVVVNWTPCTLTNPNTPSTSFNTNLIPTASGTGIYQVTLETEDNAGNKRQESYAYTVDRTAPTGSFTSPGVGSTTNNIITLSGTSTDNYGVQALRLAIVKGGAEVANLGSPTGTTEWTLSFDTRNYDETTYATLISGSLYEITLRLIVTDVAGNNTNVDRTFRIDQSTDVPQISFTTQQNTFLSDSKVYGTASDDDGIASVEVSTDNGISWISLTAPTGGWGTTANWNYDLGANDGTYTLIVRVTDTSSPAITGLSSAATFKVDREAPDGTFTAPDANSKLKASELVFTGTYGDENGVSKVELKIDSTDFTSGTVLATMSNGSGSISGTWSYTFTTIPDGTRTIYARITDAAGRTTLVSRTVVVDTTGPVVSIIDPVELSSVYGKVTIRGSAEDATTQVRNIKIGIGKTVNETNYEGSPWYPATGTVSWSYTFNNINAYANTTYAVDIGDTDGDGIQDAGETWLNIWRMKVYIRAEDTAGLSGTGNIAYVSSYTLEIDPNRDRPEVTILDPDDGATVGGYKRIFGIAQDGQSIWKVQIAFDINNDGDFTDVDDKWPSISGFNPPSVDENDSSTTAWYVVNGTTSWYQTINLYGEFNPTGTATTKTIKFKVRAWDYKTTPGDGIPGIEVIRTITFDKTVPQYADLSHETNSTVGGSFTITGYVRDESGLQSIIFKHEGPRISSQELIGAPAGGPRAVLVNSGEPGYVAGYQTYRIEVPINTTEAGLFPNSSGIMAVAFDAIDTSGFHSIQSLSFNVDNIQPTNLTYTAGTEIIGSQAEVQGTVKDTGVISGIKQVVVYLQQGTSVLRLKGTGVATLPFSGVLDLNDPTYDDYRIVIDNRLEDGNDSGSAGDKDGYAEWLTISGGSYQWAAQFNSTLVADGKVEVHYVAYDFAGNNVSGSTNAYVANHKPIITSIVLGTDLNGDGDVLDANEQTSPISNGYGATNFTARGNKLYFKINSTGGNGTIRYSVKYGVTEYNSNLTSSEVTIDTSGFVDSSSSNDRTFTILVYDSTTSDDGDPTDELSGTITVGLTIDNVDEVAPTARLNQLSATDVKDYNASDRSVWKGHIEPWDQSPWDNQNSGFNKTNEVFGNDADVSGTIVFSGEASDNQRISALYIWIDLNGNGVVDGTEEQQVAEFSSSNNGLVARTNTLGTWSATSQSLSLESGHTVSWKFEWDSSTVNGVARSNVRIRVRAEDAKAGSPNSSIQTPTSPNDTTSLTGGFNIMKVDVVPYITDVVTLLNTLLGSDYNRSADGKYPVWVKTTGTASYETITVKGFNLAPTTLTGALSDIRISKDPDAYDATYTTKQGTGLTAVIVTANRELTVTLATGGSGYLTIIANGIPSLNSINNDTLPTNAMVTPLLQTSLNDDVYLSVWDYNPLRLNASAPRAKNAVYPSMAMSGNTPQFAYVNNSEGYGLAQYWDGTSEIKIYENWDLFTFTSLALNTDNNRAALYDINVVQLGTDFIGDKGGIMVNLYYNPPNTTWNGTTYFYRDYNVWLDNLYKSGNLAVLDRYQYPTVKLVGNSSLSHVFYSTYDSIDDRIIFRYFKTGTNQTSVGGGVPANATKVTDTATNLYVNNTEIIQSNQNGTWPVYTDNETNNRRFNQNNNAGNTNAGQYIGTGTNLGIYSAVVGVSTGASTARAVLIYYSGTTLYYIYATNDANTTWSTPVSLDTNCGGAFVSVVVDKDSHVHIAYQDSFNGDVVYIYIPTYNDPTTRKRVIVDSYLTVGDKLTLTVPTNSNTPYISYKGVGNTAKIAWYKGTPDIATLTDGVVDSSGKLNGKWEVQILPYRIIDSDTNRFNVGVGTNGLPVVGYCNNIPGAKGVEYLTALAELNE
- a CDS encoding TolC family protein produces the protein MKINIQLGIVLLLSFFLLQIPELFAFDTLDDLVSRAVAQNLDVAKAELTIQNKAAQLKAEPAWRSSSLELTTTISDAFSTTTETSTTEGTTFGGNLVVPLTYWFALGATSTFTDEGNLTSNLSATITPLAQSNSKATIDYRSSLQTYRSTLRTAVLDFRALLRSLLVSKKEAAYREAELQAATAEYEQTQVLSTQGDASQAELLDSLVTMTQARLEYETAVAKYQTVHQSIAQYLGIDESEIPDLEQLSNSEPEISEFLLHDIMDRSTYLSINDTYVTATLDAESSQIDARTAQPKPDITLKGTLSPTAKSWSASASLKVPMDLLYWEEARIATNLAAIKEKKVQLTSQTVLQEYEQKVRELNRLLDSWKKTITAYESAKIVYKQIETLAHFGQKSRIDMLNGYADVLYSTWQVASAEKAFRDALDALSTRFVFTKTNLSNRDEKRP